One part of the Gadus macrocephalus chromosome 8, ASM3116895v1 genome encodes these proteins:
- the ankrd12 gene encoding ankyrin repeat domain-containing protein 12 isoform X2, whose protein sequence is MAKPGSDRDGAMVDKQAGKKSKDKLSPFTKTPKLDRSELLGKEAKAKSSMKRKLSFTASPARTDERDSDTDKDGGPDKKKVKKESGGKKSQSSTLLFGYPLSERKQMALLMQMTANSPDSTPSHPSQVTPVPKRVASSSASKQKDKVNKRNERGETTLHLAAIRGDSKLVKELISLGADVNVKDFAGWTPLHEACNLGYYDVAKVLISAGAEVNTQGLDDDTPLHDASSSGHKDIVKLLLRHGGNAFQANKRGERPVDVADSQELEQLLKGELPLSDPEDSSSDSEDPPSVNPSSVDDDHMEESDGEKDSEGKPSALKASPSVSGLDEYEFKDEEEEEEDDDDEEEEEEEEPALNDRHHYRRDLRQREKEERNHVTAKPSAKADPPPSSSKSKKPKATVRVLHCSTDSSSDELDGLAAAPLERRGSPSCSQSTADALKAEPARVKKDGEQKDKGKVKRKSKGQSKNKENQEDGGGAKENGKGPVFSAAAAATESAEKGRGDEDSFKMSFSPKDDLSVHLFHLSSVKAPKLNHGLLSDKAPTPLKQENAKTSAPAADGPADAVKYNHYTDAVDYCTTEGSSTKGCKHKEKSKHQQREPPPAAAVAVDGDEGSRSPSKDGSLGNVAEGPDAAAAARKTDADGKVVKKHKLKHKEKEKHRRDYEVDRSRHRQKEARKDGHRNLEFDREFWKENFFKSDEADEPPPPATGKRDGEGSDGCPPQKARDGSPVKEERPAKDKHAGRQEKRSRDEKEKSVKKERKEDKGKEGKWSEREEWADGHGSGRFPAEPPQQSSAAAAKEEEEEERAVSLTPAELEPPQEQPAEKATRDRGDKRPPAKEREAERTEKRHPEKKVKAEPADRPEPQASTERWKEKEKSAASSSSHCPGDKSHKERENEKLRSASASTSATKKHQEESRKNKERNSEKRSERERPERDYNGGEHREKDRPGTEKKSKPTEKPSENSKPERSKEKEGDRKKKDKMKDGAPGSGSNLKSLLEEKRSYSSESSKSASLKPKEEVARTPEKERDRRERDPDRHRDKDRHRERSQSTKLSRAKAGEADAERVKSKPSDAAPAVDAERAKSKASPASRDARPKEKRLVNDDLMQTSFERMLSLKDQEIEQWHRKHLEKIKQKERERLKQRPSADPSKPKSKDKAAKTADTCLSKELLRSKSSEAGDSQSRERAPKDGTGSRTLSLDGKSLCSLSAKVMASMDGALSRSPRPDGERSGVMSRSVSMVSVASSEDSCQAAVLTPRPAEYDSDSQPPLLQSSLASLRAAQSPSAHDKDCGGLPEVPHSSWSPLSNRHETPYLRAILDEDAGAAAEDGKDGADAPENLPLPVQPGAAEPGAPEPPADPEEGSLDDYAPPQHTGEKAEGDAHTQREESRPEYFPVSPASYRDASYRDAPDKEPLNSESNVSSACGTPPRAPEQRLPSSSDEPAPKELYWPLLNAHTEEEGAGDSGATLEPTAPSSSSALSADTSGLTDAQEPAPWPCPQRDLFTATESSQPRSEPLEAVDVDREEKPSETAMDTTAAAAAEGAGWDGEGSAWDGCERERSASPPVPSSAFTHIPTFEAEEPAAAAAPGRANPEARWAPEESDIHEQLYKKSKLSTDGRPSDAAPPEKAEHSAAGPSSPGFYCRTPEHKAEETHVAPQTTETTTDDDDVNNNNGGAEARHAYVEGLSADEGPAPDTATEPSTEPGPEPTEAPPSEETQESSSTSTSTSSSSSSAAGEPSTFRPPPPADHSGSTSGCSSPQSGDSDSSGAKAKARCRDHDDPDAAPVAHPRKRKMPRASPSQSGAPLPPPGRETGQQQQQQQQQQQLQHQSLAAIVDSVKLEEIEPYQTERANPYYEYLHIRRKIEEKRKVLCSVTPQPPQYYDEYVTFNGSYLLDGNPLSKLCIPMITPPPSLPEPLKEMFKQQEVMRMKLRLQHSIEREKLIVSNEQEVLRVHYRAARTLANQTLPFSACTVLLDAEVYNMPQDVQTDDGKTSVRDRFNARQFMSWLQDVDDKFDKLKTCLLMRQQHEAAALNAVQRLEWQLKLQELDLATYKSTSIFEIPEFYIPLVEVNDDFDLTPI, encoded by the exons ATGGCCAAACCTGGCAGCGACCGAGATGGCGCCATGGTGGACAAGCAGGCGGGAAAGAAG AGCAAGGACAAGCTGTCCCCGTTCACCAAAACGCCAAAGCTGGACCGGAGTGAACTCCTGGGAAAGGAGGCCAAGGCCAAGTCTTCCATGAAGCGCAAGCTGTCCTTCACCGCCAGCCCGGCCCGCACGGACGAGCGTGACTCGGACACAG ATAAAGATGGAGGCCCCGACAAGAAGAAGGTTAAGAAGGAGTCCGGGGGCAAGAAGTCCCAGTCGTCCACCCTGTTGTTCGGCTACCCTCTCTCCGAACGCAAGCAGATGGCTCTCCTCATGCAGATGACTGCCAACAGCCCAG ACTCCACCCCCAGCCACCCGTCGCAGGTCACCCCCGTGCCCAAGAGGGTGGCCAGCAGCAGCGCGTCCAAGCAGAAGGACAAGGTCAACAAGAGGAACGAGCGCGGGGAGACCACGCTGCACCTCGCCGCCATCCGCGGAGACTCCAAGCTGGTCAAGGAGCTCATCAGCCTCGGCGCCGACGTCAACGTCAAGGACTTTGCCG GCTGGACGCCGCTTCACGAGGCCTGTAACCTGGGTTACTACGACGTGGCCAAGGTTCTGATCTCCGCCGGAGCCGAGGTCAACACCCAGGGGCTAGACGATGACACGCCCCTCCACGACGCCTCCAGCAGCGGACACAAAGAC ATTGTGAAGCTACTCCTACGCCACGGCGGTAATGCTTTCCAGGCCAACAAGCGTGGGGAGCGGCCCGTGGACGTGGCGGACTCCcaggagctggagcagctgcTGAAGGGAGAGCTGCCCCTGTCCGACCCAGAGGACAGCTCCTCAG ACTCTGAGGACCCGCCGTCCGTCAACCCGTCCAGCGTGGACGACGACCACATGGAGGAGTCGGACGGAGAGAAGGACTCCGAGGGCAAGCCGTCCGCCCTGAAGGCCTCGCCCTCCGTCTCCGGCCTGGACGAGTACGAGTTcaaggacgaagaggaggaggaggaggacgatgacgacgaggaagaggaggaagaggaggagccggcGCTGAACGACCGACACCACTACAGGAGAGATCTGCGTcagcgggagaaggaggagcggaACCACGTGACGGCCAAGCCCAGCGCCAAGGCGGatcccccgccctcctcctcaaaGTCCAAGAAGCCGAAGGCGACGGTGCGAGTCCTGCACTGCAGCACAGACTCCTCCAGCGACGAGCTGGACGGCCTCGCCGCTGCCCccctggagaggagggggtcccCCTCATGCTCCCAGAGCACCGCCGACGCCTTAAAGGCGGAGCCGGCGCGCGTCAAGAAGGACGGCGAGCAGAAGGACAAGGGCAAGGTGAAGAGGAAGAGCAAAGGACAGAGCAAGAAcaaggagaaccaggaggacgGCGGCGGCGCCAAGGAGAACGGCAAGGGGCCGGTGTTCtctgcggcagcggcggcgacgGAGAGCGCCGAGAAGGGGCGCGGCGACGAAGACTCCTTCAAGATGTCCTTCAGCCCCAAGGACGACTTGTCGGTGCACCTCTTCCACCTGTCCTCGGTCAAGGCGCCCAAGCTCAACCACGGCCTGCTGTCGGACAAGGCGCCCACGCCGCTGAAGCAGGAGAACGCTAAGACCAGCGCGCCGGCGGCCGACGGCCCCGCCGACGCGGTCAAGTACAACCACTACACGGACGCCGTGGACTACTGCACGACGGAGGGCTCAAGCACCAAGGGCTGCAAGCACAAGGAGAAGAGCAAGCACCAGCAGCGGGAGCCCCCCCCGGCGGCGGCAGTGGCGGTGGACGGCGACGAAGGCAGCCGCAGCCCCTCCAAGGACGGCAGCCTGGGGAACGTCGCTGAGGGCCCcgacgcggcggcggcggcgaggaagACGGACGCCGACGGCAAGGTGGTGAAGAAGCACAAGCTGAAacacaaggagaaggagaagcacCGGCGGGACTACGAGGTGGACCGGAGCCGCCACCGGCAGAAGGAGGCCCGGAAGGACGGCCACAGGAATCTGGAGTTCGACCGCGAGTTCTGGAAAGAGAACTTTTTCAAGAGCGACGAGGCAGacgagccgccgccgccggctacAGGGAAGCGTGATGGCGAGGGCAGCGACGGCTGCCCGCCGCAGAAAGCCAGAGACGGCTCCCCCGTGAAGGAGGAACGCCCGGCGAAGGACAAGCACGCTGGCCGCCAGGAGAAGCGCTCCCGGGACGAGAAGGAGAAGTCGGTGAAGAAGGAGCGCAAGGAGGAcaaggggaaggaggggaagtGGAGCGAGCGTGAGGAGTGGGCCGACGGCCACGGCTCGGGACGCTTCCCGGCCGAGCCTCCTCAGCAgagctccgccgccgccgccaaggaggaggaggaggaggaacgcgCCGTGAGCCTCACTCCGGCGGAGCTGGAGCCGCCGCAGGAGCAGCCCGCCGAGAAAGCCACCAGGGACCGGGGCGACAAGAGGCCGCCGGCGAAGGAGCGCGAGGCGGAGCGGACGGAGAAAAGGCACCCGGAGAAGAAGGTCAAGGCGGAGCCGGCGGACCGGCCCGAGCCGCAGGCCTCGACGGAGCGCTGGAAGGAAAAGGAGAAGAGCGCCGCCAGCTCTTCCTCCCACTGCCCTGGGGATAAAAGCCACAAGGAGAGGGAAAACGAGAAGCTGAGGTCGGCGTCGGCGTCGACGTCCGCCACCAAGAAGCACCAAGAGGAGAGCAGGAAAAACAAGGAGAGGAACTCGGAGAAGCGCAGCGAGCGGGAAAGGCCGGAGAGGGACTACAATGGTGGGGAGCACCGGGAGAAGGACCGGCCCGGCACGGAGAAGAAGAGCAAACCGACGGAAAAGCCCTCAGAGAACAGTAAACCTGAGCGCTccaaggagaaggagggcgACAGGAAGAAGAAAGACAAGATGAAGGACGGCGCTCCCGGCTCGGGCTCCAACCTCAAGTCCCtcctggaggagaagaggagctaCAGCTCCGAGAGCTCCAAGTCCGCCTCCCTCAAACCCAAGGAGGAGGTGGCCAGGACgccggagaaggagagggaccgCCGCGAGCGGGACCCTGACAGACACCGGGACAAGGACCGGCACCGTGAGCGCTCCCAGTCCACCAAGCTCAGCCGGGCCAAGGCCGGCGAGGCAGACGCCGAGCGGGTCAAGTCCAAGCCCAGCGACGCCGCCCCCGCCGTCGACGCCGAGCGGGCCAAGTCCAAGGCCTCGCCGGCGTCCCGCGACGCCCGGCCCAAGGAGAAGAGGCTGGTGAACGACGACCTGATGCAGACCAGCTTCGAGCGCATGCTCAGCCTCAAGGACCAGGAGATCGAGCAGTGGCACCGCAAGCACCTGGAGAAGATCAAGCAGAAGGAGCGCGAGAGGCTGAAGCAGCGGCCCTCGGCGGACCCCTCCAAGCCCAAGAGCAAGGACAAGGCGGCCAAGACGGCGGACACCTGCCTGAGCAAGGAGCTGCTGCGCTCCAAGAGCTCCGAGGCCGGGGACAGCCAGAGCCGGGAGCGGGCCCCCAAGGACGGCACCGGCTCACGGACGCTGTCCCTCGACGGGAAGAGCCTGTGCTCCCTCAGCGCGAAGGTCATGGCGAGCATGGACGGCGCGCTGAGCCGGTCGCCGAGGCCCGACGGCGAGCGCTCCGGCGTCATGTCCCGGTCCGTCTCCATGGTCTCCGTGGCGAGCTCGGAGGACTCCTGCCAGGCGGCCGTGCTGACACCCCGGCCCGCCGAGTACGACTCGGACTCCCAGCCCCCGCTGCTGCAGTCGTCCCTGGCGTCGCTGCGGGCCGCCCAGTCGCCGTCGGCCCACGACAAAGACTGCGGTGGTCTCCCGGAGGTGCCCCACAGCAGCTGGTCGCCGTTGTCCAACAGACACGAGACCCCTTACCTGAGGGCCATCCTCGATGAGGACGCCGGCGCGGCGGCGGAGGACGGGAAAGACGGCGCCGACGCGCCGGAGAACCTCCCTCTGCCCGTTCAGCCCGGAGCGGCCGAGCCCGGAGCGCCGGAGCCCCCGGCAGACCCGGAGGAGGGCTCCCTCGATGACTACGCCCCGCCGCAGCACACCGGGGAGAAGGCGGAGGGCGACGCCCACACGCAGCGGGAGGAGTCCCGGCCCGAGTACTTCCCGGTGTCGCCGGCCTCCTACCGGGATGCCTCGTACAGAGACGCCCCGGACAAGGAGCCACTCAACTCCGAGTCCAACGTCTCCTCGGCTTGCGGGACCCCACCGAGGGCCCCGGAGCAGAGGCTCCCGTCTTCCTCCGATGAGCCGGCCCCAAAAGAGCTGTACTGGCCCCTGCTGAACGCGCATACCGAGGAGGAGGGCGCCGGGGACAGCGGCGCGACGCTCGAGCCGACGgcgccgtcctcctcctccgcacTCTCTGCGGACACGTCGGGCCTGACCGACGCCCAGGAGCCGGCCCCCTGGCCCTGCCCACAGAGGGACCTCTTCACCGCCACGGAGAGCTCACAGCCCCGATCCGAGCCCCTGGAGGCCGTGGACGTCGACCGCGAAGAGAAACCGTCTGAAACCGCCATGGACACGACCGCCGCCGCTGCGGCTGAAGGAGCCGGATGGGATGGCGAGGGGAGCGCGTGGGACGGCTGTGAACGGGAGCGGTCGGCCAGCCCCCCCGTGCCCTCCTCGGCCTTCACACACATTCCTACCTTCGAGGCGGAagagccggcggcggcggcggcccccggCAGAGCCAACCCCGAGGCCAGGTGGGCTCCGGAGGAGTCCGACATACACGAGCAGCTCTACAAGAAGTCCAAACTGTCCACCGACGGCAGGCCGTCGGACGCGGCGCCGCCGGAGAAGGCGGAGCACAGCGCGGCCGGGCCCTCGTCCCCCGGGTTCTACTGCAGGACCCCTGAACACAAGGCCGAGGAGACGCACGTCGCCCCCCAGACCACCGAGACCACCACCGACGACGACgacgtcaacaacaacaacggcggCGCGGAGGCCAGGCATGCGTACGTGGAGGGCCTCTCCGCCGACGAAGGCCCTGCCCCGGACACGGCCACCGAGCCGAGCACGGAGCCGGGCCCAGAGCCGACGGAGGCCCCCCCGTCCGAGGAGACGCAGGAgtcttcctctacctctacctccacctcgtcgtcctcgtcgtccGCCGCAGGAGAGCCGAGCACcttccggcccccccccccggcggacCACAGCGGCAGCACCTCGGGGTGTTCCTCCCCGCAGTCGGGGGACTCGGACAGCTCCGGCGCCAAGGCCAAGGCGCGCTGCCGGGACCACGACGACCCGGACGCCGCCCCCGTGGCCCACCCCCGCAAGAGGAAGATGCCCAGGGCGTCGCCCTCGCAGAGCGGGGCTCCGCTCCCGCCCCCGGGGAGGGAGAccggtcagcagcagcagcagcagcagcagcagcagcagctgcagcaccaGTCGCTGGCGGCCATCGTGGACTCGGTGAAGCTGGAGGAGATCGAGCCCTACCAGACGGAGCGGGCCAACCCCTACTACGAGTACCTGCACATCCGCCGCAAGATCGAGGAGAAGCGGAAGGTGCTGTGCAGCGTCACGCCGCAGCCGCCGCAGTACTACGACGAGTACGTCACCTTCAACGGCTCCTACCTGCTGGACGGGAACCCGCTCAGCAAGCTGTGCATCCCCATG ATTACTCCCCCGCCGTCATTACCTGAGCCGCTGAAGGAGATGTTTAAACAACAGGAGGTGATGCGGATGAAGCTCCGCCTGCAGCACAGCATCGAGAGG GAAAAACTCATCGTTTCCAATGAACAGGAAGTTTTAAGGGTCCATTACCGGGCCGCAAGAACACTAGCCAACCAGACGCTCCCGTTCAGTGCCTGTACCGTCCTACTGGATGCAGAAGTGTACAATATGCCTCAAGACGTCCAG ACTGACGACGGCAAAACCTCGGTGAGAGATCGATTCAACGCCCGTCAGTTCATGTCCTGGCTGCAAGACGTGGACGATAAGTTTGACAAACTGAAG acgtgCCTGCTGATGCGGCAGCAGCACGAGGCGGCGGCGCTGAACGCGGTGCAgcggctggagtggcagctgaaGCTGCAGGAGCTGGACCTCGCCACCTACAAGTCCACCAGCATCTTCGAGATCCCCGAGTTCTACAtccccctggtggaggtcaaCGACGACTTCGACCTCACGCCCATATGA